A genomic window from Luteolibacter sp. LG18 includes:
- a CDS encoding carboxy terminal-processing peptidase, which translates to MSLLRFRLAALAATACVLSGSASAAQADFNEVGRQVAIMLQNSHYASLPFNAETGQRFLDDYLKQLDPAKVYFTAADVERFKATYGDELFKMLVQSKGLDAANDIYGTFRKRVEARGEMAKKFLKDDPLDFTGHDTIARTRKDAAWPKDDAEADGLLRQQLKEAVLSETVVRELQAKMAKDQGKPDPTQSEVSPREKVALRYERYLHTIKDAATDDIADGLLGAVARSYDPHTDYMIDREASRFNDSMRNELVGIGAELKPEDDGTTRIMGIMINGPADREGSLQLRDRILAVDTDNSGTFTDIKFMEQNKVVDLIRGKAGTSVRLQVQPATAAAGETKIVTVARGKVEIKGAQASAGIIDTKSPEGTPRRLGWITLPSFYSDFSAGKTRCSVDVEQFVQRLTAEKIDGLIFDLRNNGGGSLEEVRRMTGFFTGSGPVVQEKNTRGLVKASDTDDRKAIYDGPMVVLINKASASASEILAGALQDYGRAVIVGDSSTFGKGTVQEPLDVSKMLPFFSNRDGAGMLKLTIRKFYRPSGSSTQLDGVASDVILPGPADSMEIGEKFLDHAFPHDRIKPAPGFNPPAKDSLFLSRLQEASAKRVKADKDFGYYLDDAKRSVELRDKNSVSLNLEDRRKELFDLDARQEQRNAERRERFKTLEQEDAKSLKLTKLTLDDLAKGAAFHPYDPAKENEEYIRRAKDPVAELNDAPDWPSGLDPIKREGIKVLGDLIEATENAKIAEVTPKKEAEIR; encoded by the coding sequence ATGAGCCTCCTTCGCTTCCGCCTCGCGGCCCTCGCCGCCACGGCCTGTGTTCTCTCCGGCAGCGCCAGCGCCGCCCAAGCGGATTTCAACGAGGTCGGCCGCCAGGTCGCCATCATGCTTCAGAACTCGCACTACGCGAGCCTGCCGTTCAATGCCGAGACCGGCCAGCGGTTCCTGGACGACTATCTGAAGCAGCTCGATCCGGCGAAGGTCTACTTCACCGCCGCGGACGTGGAGCGCTTCAAGGCCACCTATGGCGACGAGCTGTTCAAGATGCTCGTCCAGAGCAAGGGGCTCGACGCCGCCAACGACATCTACGGCACCTTCCGCAAGCGCGTGGAAGCCCGCGGCGAGATGGCCAAGAAGTTCCTCAAGGACGATCCGCTCGATTTCACCGGCCACGACACCATTGCCCGCACCCGCAAGGATGCCGCCTGGCCGAAGGACGACGCCGAGGCGGACGGCTTGCTGCGCCAGCAGCTCAAGGAGGCCGTGCTTTCGGAAACGGTGGTGCGTGAACTTCAGGCGAAGATGGCGAAGGACCAGGGCAAGCCCGATCCCACCCAGTCCGAGGTTTCGCCGCGCGAGAAAGTCGCGCTGCGTTACGAGCGCTATCTCCACACCATCAAGGACGCCGCCACCGATGACATCGCGGATGGCCTGCTCGGTGCCGTGGCCCGCTCCTACGACCCGCACACCGATTACATGATCGACCGCGAGGCGAGCCGTTTCAACGACTCGATGCGCAACGAACTGGTCGGCATCGGTGCCGAGCTGAAGCCCGAGGACGACGGCACCACCCGCATCATGGGCATCATGATCAACGGCCCGGCGGACCGCGAGGGCTCGCTCCAGCTCCGCGACCGGATCCTGGCCGTGGACACCGACAACTCCGGCACTTTCACCGACATCAAGTTCATGGAGCAGAACAAGGTGGTCGACCTGATCCGCGGCAAGGCGGGCACGTCCGTCCGCCTCCAGGTCCAGCCCGCCACCGCCGCTGCCGGTGAAACCAAGATCGTCACCGTCGCCCGTGGCAAGGTGGAGATCAAGGGAGCCCAGGCCAGCGCCGGCATCATCGACACCAAGTCTCCGGAGGGGACCCCGCGCCGTCTCGGCTGGATCACCCTTCCGTCCTTTTACTCCGATTTCTCCGCGGGCAAGACCCGCTGCTCGGTGGACGTCGAGCAGTTCGTCCAGCGCCTCACCGCGGAAAAGATCGACGGCCTCATCTTCGACCTCCGTAACAACGGTGGCGGCTCGCTCGAGGAGGTCCGCCGCATGACCGGCTTCTTCACCGGCAGTGGTCCGGTGGTGCAGGAAAAGAACACCCGCGGCCTGGTGAAGGCCTCGGACACCGATGACCGCAAGGCGATCTACGACGGCCCGATGGTGGTGCTGATCAACAAGGCCAGCGCCTCCGCCAGCGAGATTCTCGCCGGAGCCCTCCAGGACTACGGCCGTGCCGTGATCGTGGGGGATTCCTCCACCTTCGGGAAAGGCACCGTGCAGGAGCCGCTGGATGTTTCGAAGATGCTGCCGTTCTTCTCGAACCGGGATGGCGCGGGCATGCTGAAGCTCACCATCCGCAAGTTTTACCGCCCGTCCGGCTCGTCCACCCAGCTCGATGGCGTGGCCTCGGACGTGATCCTGCCCGGCCCCGCGGATTCGATGGAGATCGGCGAGAAGTTCCTCGACCACGCGTTCCCGCACGACCGCATCAAGCCAGCACCGGGGTTCAACCCGCCTGCCAAGGACAGCTTGTTCCTGTCCCGCCTCCAGGAGGCCAGCGCCAAGCGCGTGAAGGCGGACAAGGATTTCGGCTATTACCTCGACGATGCGAAGCGCAGCGTGGAACTGCGTGACAAGAACTCGGTGTCGCTCAACCTGGAGGATCGCCGGAAGGAGCTCTTCGACCTCGATGCCCGCCAGGAGCAGCGCAATGCCGAGCGCCGCGAGCGCTTCAAGACGCTTGAGCAGGAGGACGCGAAGAGCCTGAAACTCACCAAGCTCACGCTCGATGATCTGGCGAAGGGGGCGGCCTTCCACCCCTACGATCCTGCCAAGGAAAACGAGGAGTACATCCGCCGTGCCAAGGATCCTGTGGCCGAGCTCAATGACGCGCCGGACTGGCCCAGCGGCCTCGATCCGATCAAGCGCGAGGGCATCAAGGTGCTCGGCGACCTCATCGAGGCCACCGAGAACGCGAAGATCGCGGAAGTGACGCCCAAGAAGGAGGCGGAGATCCGCTGA
- a CDS encoding GNAT family N-acetyltransferase, whose translation MAVIACDGQPASDWDCRRQARTATIAVMNPVLETERTILRPFRASDAVASFAWFSDPEVMRFIPNGRDETVEQTAARVARYRAHQERHGFSKWIVLDRATGEPIGDAGFVMLPDGVRPELGYRFARPWWGRGLATEVARAWIGVAAPWFGFTRIHAFALPENQASRQVIEKVGFTLTAEEELYGVKVPLYTLDLA comes from the coding sequence ATGGCGGTGATTGCCTGCGATGGCCAGCCCGCATCCGATTGGGATTGTCGGCGGCAGGCGCGGACGGCGACCATCGCCGTGATGAACCCCGTCTTGGAAACCGAGCGCACGATCCTGCGGCCGTTCCGCGCCTCCGATGCCGTGGCCTCGTTCGCGTGGTTCAGCGATCCGGAGGTGATGCGCTTCATCCCGAACGGCCGCGATGAAACCGTGGAGCAAACGGCCGCGCGGGTCGCCCGCTACAGGGCCCATCAGGAGCGCCACGGCTTCAGCAAGTGGATCGTGCTCGACCGCGCCACCGGTGAGCCGATCGGCGACGCGGGCTTCGTGATGCTGCCGGATGGCGTGCGCCCGGAACTCGGCTACCGCTTTGCCCGCCCGTGGTGGGGCAGGGGGCTTGCCACCGAGGTTGCCCGGGCCTGGATCGGGGTGGCGGCTCCGTGGTTCGGCTTCACCCGCATCCATGCCTTCGCGTTGCCGGAGAACCAGGCGTCCCGCCAGGTGATCGAAAAGGTCGGCTTCACCCTCACCGCGGAAGAGGAGCTCTATGGCGTGAAGGTGCCGCTCTACACCCTCGATCTGGCATGA
- a CDS encoding winged helix DNA-binding domain-containing protein, which translates to MKAVELRRLRLSAQGIGFPRQSAGAVVRRLGAMQAQDYLGALLAIGLRVSGATEAFIEQAVRDREIVRTWPMRGTLHFVAPEDVRWMLALLSPRIVAGAATRHRQLELDDAVFRRSRTLLEKALQGGKELTRDAAYGLLEDAGISCNGQRGYHILWKLSQDAVLCGGPREGKQPTFVLLDEWVPESRTLEPDEALAEIARRYFTSHGPATLADFVWWTGLKVTDAKRGLGLVSPELEKTVADGETYWMSRSLAADAPRKQGVHLLPGFDEFLLGYKDRSAMLAAEHAGRIVPGNNGMFLPMLVVDGEVKGTWKRTLRKKSVAVDFEAFGELPGRVATDARKAAERYAEFLGLTLELS; encoded by the coding sequence ATGAAGGCGGTGGAGTTGCGGAGGTTGCGGTTGAGCGCGCAGGGGATCGGCTTTCCGCGGCAGAGTGCCGGGGCCGTGGTTCGGCGGCTCGGCGCGATGCAGGCACAAGATTACCTCGGCGCGCTGTTGGCGATCGGCCTGCGGGTGTCCGGTGCCACCGAGGCCTTCATCGAGCAGGCGGTCCGGGATCGCGAGATTGTCCGCACTTGGCCGATGCGCGGCACGCTGCATTTCGTGGCTCCGGAGGATGTGCGCTGGATGCTGGCCCTGCTTTCACCCCGGATCGTGGCGGGTGCGGCCACCCGCCACCGGCAGCTTGAACTGGATGACGCCGTGTTCCGCCGCAGCCGCACGCTGTTGGAAAAGGCGTTGCAGGGAGGCAAGGAGCTCACCCGCGATGCCGCCTACGGACTGCTCGAAGACGCGGGCATTTCCTGCAATGGCCAGCGCGGCTATCACATCCTGTGGAAGCTCTCGCAGGACGCGGTGCTGTGCGGCGGCCCCCGTGAGGGCAAGCAGCCGACCTTCGTCTTGCTCGATGAGTGGGTGCCGGAGTCGCGAACGCTGGAGCCCGATGAAGCGCTGGCCGAAATCGCCCGCCGCTATTTCACCAGCCACGGCCCGGCGACGCTCGCCGACTTCGTCTGGTGGACCGGCCTGAAGGTGACGGACGCGAAGCGCGGGCTCGGGCTTGTTTCGCCCGAGCTGGAGAAAACCGTGGCGGATGGCGAAACCTACTGGATGTCCCGTAGCTTGGCCGCGGACGCGCCGCGGAAACAGGGCGTCCACCTGCTCCCGGGCTTCGATGAATTCCTCCTCGGCTACAAGGACCGCAGCGCCATGCTGGCGGCCGAGCACGCCGGGCGCATCGTTCCGGGGAACAATGGCATGTTCCTGCCGATGCTGGTCGTGGACGGCGAGGTGAAGGGCACCTGGAAACGGACGCTGCGAAAGAAATCGGTGGCGGTGGATTTCGAGGCATTCGGTGAGCTTCCCGGCCGCGTGGCCACGGACGCCCGCAAGGCGGCGGAACGTTACGCGGAGTTCCTGGGGTTGACGTTGGAGTTGTCGTGA
- a CDS encoding DUF1800 family protein — protein sequence MPLLSHSLRALPFVVTTLPLLALDLDGNGLDDVWEARYAASGLVPSADADGDGQSNLAESQAGTDPFDAASRFNADVQVSPGQVKVTLPAQPGKQYQLTTSATLAGSWTPVGSPVLATTATVEFTVSAASKGFFQATAVDVDSDGDGLNDWSELQLSGFDRLSGQSFSGTGNDLAVATEMIQMLRNGDIALTTTAAAAYEKENTPAVLTFDRPLAKSYPFTLFLKTSGSTDPTKSSASATDYTLADGTNAAVAARLVIPARQTTAILNIKPVVDTKAEVPERLHVALGGSSRAGDVTVCDAANTAANQKLLIAYLRAVPGVTSLGTGLATVRLQGDNDLGTVAVSFSNLNSAVNSTQVLNAGNAILQSVPPANYGGQTWMIRASQSFTTDQAVLDALLAGGVKLGVFTQANVTGEIEGQFQPTNASSEFQPPPNPDPIATLTGTALDRDISRFLLQATFGPTPEAIADMQARVAAKSGDRIAAYGEWIDEQLRLPPVSPATTPVGTPSPSLELYTIAANQQDIQIRAALPTDDPNYNAAYDPNNNNRRRGWWLFALSGKDQLRQRMGFALGEIFVISDTDSLIQDRSYGSANYHDMLCSRGTTTYRNLLEGVATHPMMGWYLSHLRNQKAVVTNGVVVVSPDENFAREIMQLFSIGLVKLHPDGSLKLGSDGLPIPTYGQTDITEMARVFTGWSFSRYNNPSTSDTVVTNTSFNRGNGSERYESQWTAPMAMFSAYHDVAAKSMIGLSLPANQTGEKDLAEVLDYLAANTNTPPFICRRLIQRFTTANPSSGYLYRVSEKFRTTGGDLKETVKAILLDPEVRSPDQPLALASAGKIREPLLRATALLRAFGGKSAVPIADLINYTYPQTEIDKFPAGTMQARISSTTGALLQNPMSAPTVFNFFLPDYTPAGTLAANGLVSPEMQIANENTVIQAHNYLYSPIYGSLSASNLPNQTTANLNIDVTPLNALYMAVVDKNGDGQFTNLDTGAFNNAATIKLACASVLDRVDYLLCAGALKASYGDTPGKTRMLILDGAASIQSQNNNSNSASNQATYMRDRIRAILWLVSTSPECVTLK from the coding sequence ATGCCCTTGCTGTCCCATTCCTTGCGAGCGTTGCCGTTCGTCGTGACCACCTTGCCTTTGCTGGCATTGGATCTCGATGGAAACGGCTTGGATGATGTCTGGGAGGCGCGTTATGCCGCCTCCGGATTGGTGCCGTCCGCGGATGCGGATGGCGATGGCCAGAGCAATCTGGCCGAATCCCAGGCGGGCACCGATCCCTTCGATGCTGCGTCCCGTTTCAACGCCGATGTCCAGGTGTCGCCGGGACAGGTGAAGGTGACCCTGCCCGCGCAGCCGGGGAAACAATACCAGCTCACCACCTCGGCCACGCTTGCCGGGTCATGGACCCCGGTGGGGTCGCCGGTGCTGGCGACGACCGCCACCGTCGAGTTCACGGTGAGCGCCGCCAGCAAGGGGTTTTTTCAGGCCACCGCCGTCGATGTGGACAGCGATGGCGACGGCCTCAACGACTGGTCGGAGCTCCAGCTCTCCGGCTTCGACCGCCTGAGCGGCCAGAGTTTCAGCGGGACCGGCAATGATCTCGCGGTGGCCACCGAGATGATCCAGATGCTCCGCAACGGGGACATCGCGCTCACCACCACCGCCGCCGCGGCCTACGAGAAAGAAAACACCCCGGCGGTGCTCACCTTCGATCGCCCGCTGGCGAAGAGCTACCCTTTCACGCTGTTCCTGAAGACGAGCGGCTCCACCGATCCGACGAAATCGAGTGCGTCCGCCACCGATTACACGCTCGCGGACGGGACGAACGCTGCGGTTGCCGCCCGCTTGGTGATCCCCGCCAGACAAACCACCGCTATTCTCAACATCAAGCCGGTGGTCGATACCAAGGCGGAGGTGCCGGAGCGCCTGCATGTCGCCCTCGGCGGATCGAGCCGGGCCGGGGACGTGACCGTCTGCGATGCCGCGAACACCGCCGCGAACCAGAAGCTCCTCATCGCCTACCTGCGCGCCGTGCCGGGTGTCACCTCGCTGGGCACCGGTCTCGCCACCGTCCGCCTGCAGGGGGACAACGACCTCGGCACCGTCGCGGTTTCGTTCTCGAACCTCAATTCGGCGGTGAATTCCACCCAGGTGTTGAACGCCGGCAACGCGATCCTCCAATCGGTCCCGCCCGCGAACTACGGCGGCCAGACGTGGATGATCCGCGCCAGCCAGAGTTTCACCACCGATCAGGCCGTGCTCGATGCCTTGCTCGCGGGCGGCGTGAAACTCGGCGTCTTCACCCAGGCGAATGTCACCGGCGAAATCGAGGGCCAGTTCCAGCCGACCAACGCCTCCAGCGAATTCCAGCCGCCACCGAATCCGGACCCGATCGCCACGCTCACCGGGACCGCGCTGGATCGCGACATCAGCCGGTTCCTGCTCCAGGCCACCTTCGGCCCCACGCCCGAGGCCATCGCCGACATGCAGGCCCGCGTGGCGGCGAAGAGCGGAGACCGCATCGCCGCCTACGGCGAGTGGATCGATGAACAGCTCCGCCTGCCCCCGGTATCTCCGGCCACCACGCCGGTGGGCACGCCCTCGCCATCGCTGGAACTCTACACCATCGCCGCGAACCAGCAGGATATCCAGATCCGCGCGGCCCTGCCGACGGACGATCCGAACTACAATGCCGCCTACGACCCGAACAACAACAACCGCCGCCGCGGCTGGTGGTTGTTCGCCCTCAGCGGCAAGGACCAACTCCGCCAGCGGATGGGTTTCGCGCTCGGAGAAATCTTCGTCATTTCGGACACGGACAGCCTGATCCAGGACCGCAGCTACGGCTCCGCGAACTACCACGACATGCTGTGTTCGCGCGGGACCACCACTTACCGGAACCTGCTGGAGGGGGTGGCCACCCATCCCATGATGGGCTGGTACCTCTCGCACCTGCGGAACCAGAAGGCCGTGGTCACCAATGGCGTGGTGGTCGTGTCGCCGGACGAGAACTTCGCCCGCGAGATCATGCAGCTCTTCTCGATCGGGTTGGTGAAACTGCATCCCGACGGCTCGTTGAAGCTGGGTTCGGATGGCCTGCCGATTCCCACCTACGGCCAGACGGACATCACGGAGATGGCCCGCGTGTTCACCGGCTGGTCGTTCAGCCGCTACAACAATCCATCGACTTCGGACACCGTCGTCACCAACACCAGCTTCAACCGCGGCAACGGCAGCGAGCGCTACGAATCGCAGTGGACGGCACCGATGGCGATGTTCTCCGCCTACCATGACGTCGCCGCGAAATCGATGATCGGCCTGTCGCTGCCCGCGAACCAGACCGGTGAGAAGGACCTCGCGGAGGTGCTCGATTACCTCGCCGCCAACACCAACACGCCGCCGTTCATCTGCCGCCGCCTCATCCAGCGTTTCACCACCGCGAATCCCTCGTCCGGCTACCTCTACCGCGTGTCGGAAAAATTCCGCACCACCGGCGGCGACCTGAAGGAGACGGTGAAGGCGATCCTGCTCGATCCCGAAGTCCGTTCCCCGGACCAGCCGCTCGCCCTCGCCAGTGCGGGCAAGATCCGCGAGCCGCTGCTGCGCGCCACCGCGTTGCTGCGCGCCTTCGGGGGCAAGTCGGCTGTGCCGATCGCCGACCTGATCAACTACACCTACCCCCAGACGGAGATCGACAAGTTCCCGGCCGGCACCATGCAGGCGCGGATCAGCTCGACCACCGGCGCGCTGCTGCAGAACCCGATGTCCGCGCCGACCGTGTTCAACTTCTTCCTCCCGGACTACACGCCCGCCGGGACGCTCGCCGCCAACGGCCTCGTTTCGCCCGAGATGCAGATCGCGAACGAGAACACCGTCATCCAGGCGCACAATTACCTCTACAGCCCGATCTACGGCTCACTGAGTGCCTCGAACCTGCCGAACCAGACCACCGCGAACCTGAACATCGACGTCACCCCGCTCAACGCGCTCTACATGGCCGTGGTCGACAAGAACGGCGACGGCCAGTTCACCAACCTGGACACCGGGGCCTTCAACAACGCCGCCACCATCAAGCTGGCCTGCGCCTCCGTGCTGGACCGGGTGGATTATCTCCTCTGCGCGGGCGCGTTGAAAGCCAGCTACGGCGACACCCCGGGCAAGACCCGCATGCTCATCCTGGATGGCGCCGCGTCGATCCAGTCCCAGAACAACAATTCGAACAGCGCGAGCAACCAGGCCACCTACATGCGCGACCGCATCCGCGCGATCCTGTGGCTGGTGTCCACCTCGCCGGAATGCGTGACCCTCAAATGA
- a CDS encoding DUF1501 domain-containing protein, with product MKQHKKDELRTRRDFIRQSACASLGVTGLVNALAQMRLMTAAMAQGTGGTGYKALVCLFLNGGHDSNNLLVPAGDPASDSVRSDYETGRGVLALPRATLQPLSVPATTKAFTKYYGSALPPMGLHPNLADLATLFNDDKLAVLCNVGTLAYPVASRTAYSSGQVPLPTQLYSHSDQQTQWQSSVSDKPFTSGWGGRAADLLNASYNATNSKVSMSVSLAGINSFQVGTSGQVTQYVVQSTGTVPLSGFSSVSDTTDNDPYDGAINASGYRLDRDQGRRLKAFEDIMRLTHANLHEEEYNRVVARARATEGTIGAALTAAAASGVNFDTMFTNATTSLGQQLKMIAKLIAGRTALGNDRQIFFCQVGGYDTHQTLLASHGNLMSELNNSLKAFHDTLVALGVWDNVVTFTASDFNRTFTANNTDSTKAGSDHAWGGHALVMGGAVHGGDLYGHFPSLKTGTATGSIDAGSTRGRWIPSTSVDQYSSVLASWMGAGSSELAAIFPNLGRFDDPFAVSSANLAFL from the coding sequence ATGAAACAGCACAAGAAGGACGAGCTCCGCACGCGTCGTGATTTCATCCGCCAGTCCGCCTGCGCCTCGCTGGGCGTCACCGGCCTCGTCAACGCGCTCGCCCAGATGCGCCTCATGACCGCCGCCATGGCCCAGGGCACCGGCGGCACCGGCTACAAGGCGCTGGTCTGCCTGTTCCTCAACGGCGGCCACGATTCGAACAACCTGCTTGTGCCCGCGGGTGATCCGGCCAGCGACAGCGTCCGCAGCGATTACGAGACCGGCCGCGGCGTGCTCGCCCTGCCGCGCGCCACCCTCCAGCCGCTCAGCGTGCCCGCCACCACCAAGGCGTTCACGAAATACTACGGCTCCGCGCTTCCACCGATGGGTCTGCATCCGAACCTCGCGGACCTGGCCACCTTGTTCAACGACGACAAGCTCGCCGTGCTCTGCAACGTCGGCACGCTCGCCTATCCCGTCGCCAGCCGCACGGCCTACTCCAGCGGCCAGGTGCCGCTGCCGACCCAGCTTTACTCCCACTCGGACCAGCAGACGCAGTGGCAGTCCTCCGTTTCGGATAAACCTTTCACCTCCGGGTGGGGTGGCCGTGCCGCGGATCTACTGAATGCCTCGTACAATGCGACGAACTCGAAGGTCTCGATGTCGGTCTCGCTGGCGGGCATCAACTCGTTCCAGGTCGGCACCTCCGGGCAGGTCACGCAGTATGTCGTCCAGTCCACCGGCACCGTGCCGTTGTCCGGTTTCAGCAGTGTCAGCGACACCACCGACAACGATCCCTACGATGGCGCGATCAATGCCAGCGGCTACCGCCTCGATCGTGACCAAGGCCGGCGCTTGAAAGCCTTCGAGGACATCATGCGCCTCACCCACGCCAATCTGCACGAAGAGGAATACAACCGCGTCGTCGCCCGCGCTCGCGCCACCGAGGGCACCATCGGCGCGGCCCTCACCGCGGCGGCCGCCAGCGGGGTGAACTTCGACACGATGTTCACCAACGCCACCACCTCGCTCGGACAGCAGCTCAAGATGATCGCGAAGCTCATCGCCGGCCGCACCGCGCTGGGGAACGACCGTCAGATCTTCTTCTGCCAGGTCGGCGGCTACGACACCCACCAGACGCTGCTCGCGTCCCACGGCAACCTGATGTCCGAGCTGAACAACTCGCTGAAAGCCTTCCACGACACGCTGGTGGCGCTCGGGGTCTGGGACAATGTCGTCACCTTCACCGCGTCCGACTTCAACCGCACCTTCACGGCCAACAACACCGACTCGACCAAGGCCGGGTCCGACCACGCCTGGGGCGGCCACGCGCTGGTAATGGGCGGGGCCGTCCATGGCGGCGATCTCTACGGCCACTTCCCGTCGTTGAAGACCGGCACGGCCACCGGTTCGATCGATGCCGGGTCCACCCGCGGGCGCTGGATTCCCAGCACCTCGGTGGACCAGTATTCGTCCGTGCTGGCGTCCTGGATGGGCGCGGGGTCCAGCGAACTCGCGGCGATTTTCCCGAACCTCGGACGTTTCGACGATCCCTTCGCCGTGTCCTCGGCGAACCTCGCGTTCCTGTGA
- a CDS encoding dienelactone hydrolase family protein codes for MTRHLLSVLAATASLVSAELVEKPVMYEQGGVKLEGFHVYDDAITGPRPGILVIHQWTGLSDHEKEQSRKLAKLGYNVLAADVYGQGIRPKPPEAGKEAGKYKADRQLLRERLYAGLETLKKDERTDSSRLGAIGYCFGGLGVLELARAEVDLKGVVSFHGSLDAAEGLAAKKGTVKAKVLVLHGADDPHAPAAQVEALKKEMADAGADCRVVLYPGAVHSFTQKSAGNDPSKGSAYNEAADTGSWKEMTEFFAGLFKK; via the coding sequence ATGACCCGCCACCTCCTCTCCGTCCTCGCCGCGACCGCGTCGCTTGTTTCCGCCGAACTCGTTGAGAAACCCGTCATGTATGAGCAGGGCGGCGTGAAGCTGGAAGGCTTCCACGTCTACGACGATGCCATTACCGGCCCGCGCCCGGGCATCCTCGTCATCCACCAGTGGACCGGCCTCAGCGACCATGAGAAGGAGCAGAGCCGGAAACTCGCCAAGCTCGGCTACAACGTGCTCGCCGCTGACGTCTACGGCCAGGGCATCCGCCCGAAACCGCCGGAGGCGGGCAAGGAAGCGGGCAAGTACAAGGCCGATCGCCAGCTCCTGCGCGAGCGCCTCTACGCGGGTCTCGAAACCCTGAAGAAGGACGAGCGCACCGATTCCTCCCGTTTGGGAGCCATCGGCTACTGCTTCGGCGGTCTCGGCGTATTGGAACTCGCCCGGGCCGAGGTCGACCTGAAGGGCGTGGTGTCGTTCCACGGTTCGCTGGACGCCGCCGAGGGCCTGGCCGCCAAGAAAGGCACCGTGAAGGCGAAGGTCCTCGTGCTCCACGGTGCGGATGATCCGCACGCCCCGGCCGCGCAGGTGGAGGCTCTGAAAAAGGAAATGGCGGACGCCGGGGCCGATTGCCGGGTGGTCCTCTATCCGGGGGCGGTCCATTCCTTTACCCAGAAAAGTGCAGGCAACGATCCGTCGAAAGGATCCGCCTACAACGAGGCCGCCGACACTGGTTCGTGGAAGGAAATGACCGAATTCTTCGCCGGGCTCTTCAAGAAGTAG